The following nucleotide sequence is from Podospora bellae-mahoneyi strain CBS 112042 chromosome 1 map unlocalized CBS112042p_1, whole genome shotgun sequence.
ATGAACACGATAATTTGTAAGTTGGGACTCATCTGATACTGTTGGTCTCACTACCGTTATCCGTATATCTCAATCGCTCCTCTCCCTGTTCTCAGtcgctccttccctccttcctgAGGTGCCGTGTTCCCCGTCACGTTGTGTTATCAGTTCTTAATTCCGCTTTTGGttctccgccgccaactGGGGCTTTGTAAAAATTTCACCAAcactatcctcctccaacacctgcGGTAAGATTGTGGCGGAACGCGGAACCCACTCCATCAACTACGAACCATAAACAAAACACCCGGGACGGACGTCTTACAAGTACCTCCTGATTATCGATTTGGCTACAATATCTTCAACTCACTGGTTGGCCGACCAGCACTGCAGTCTACCATGGGATCTGGCGATTCCATGCTAGTCACGGTTGCCACGAGCCTCGCATTCATCGGTCTATGTTCTCTCCCAGCCGTTTCTAGCGTTCTGCTGCGGTCACGCAGCCAAGATGGGGACCGGGACACGTACGAGGACGCCGATGGCAAGGCGGCACCCGAGTCTGTGAAGGCTTTCTCAACAAAGTTGTCAAAGACATGCATCTTGATCTTCGCGAATTCGGGATTTGCGATTTCACTTGCGACTGCTCTGTTGTTCACACACTCCAGTGGGATCCAGCTTCAGCAATGGCTGAGCACAGTATCGTGGGTGAGTTATGGCGTGAAAAGGCCATAAAGCTGGTGTCTCAGTTCGGTAGTGTTAATGATACATGGCAGGGTGCGTTACTGTTCCAGTCGGTTGCTATCACTTGGAGCAGAAGCTCCGTGCAAGCCTACGATCTTGGAATCTACAGTTTTCTGTCCTCTTTCACCTTAGCTGGCGCCCTGATCATTCAGGGTACCAAGTCAGCCGAGTCTCTTCTCCAGGACAATAGAACCCTTTTTGTCCTTTGCGTAGTGGAGCTTGGTCTGGCTATATGCCTCTCGGTGGCCAGCGTCTCACTCCCAAGGAGACCGGACGTACTTTATGAGGGAGAACCAGTTGACCGGTTGTACAGTACCACAGCATTGGGCCGTTACACTTTCTCATGGCCGACAGCTCTTCTCACTCTCGCCTCGACTCAGAAGAACCTTGATATGACTGATCTCCCACGTCCCGATCATCACACCCGCGCCGCCTCTATATCCGAAGCATGGAAGAAACAGAACTCCAGCCGCCCGCTCTGGCTATCGATGCTCCTGGCTCACAAAACAGTCCTCGCCGTTCAGTGGTTTCTTGCCCTTTGTACGTCGGTCCTGAATTTTGCGCCACAATGGGTCatccttcagcttcttcGAACGCTAGAGGATCGACAGCCCGGTACTAGCAGTGGAATGGATGCCTGGGCTTGGGTGTTCTGGCTCGGAATCTCTATTGTCGTTGGGTCGTGGCTTGAATCATGGCTCTTCTGGATGTCCTTTGCAGACCTGGCAATCCCCGTTCGTGCTCAACTCGGCGCTCTTGTTTTTGAAAAGTCCGTCCGCAAGAAAGACATCAAAGGAGTTTCCAAGTCGAAGGAAACGCCAACTGAGCCTTCGGAAGAGACCGAACCAGACGGTACCAAGCCGACCAAGCTTGATGATGCGGATGAGCTTAAGCAGGGCAAGCAGAGCACTGTAAATCTGATTGGAGTTGATGCCAGGAGAGTTGGTGACTTTGCTGCCTTTCAGTACATGTTCCCAGGCAGCCTGTTCAAGCTTGTCGTATCAATCAGCTTCCTCATCAGTCTTCTGGGCTGGAGGGCGCTTTTTGCAGGTTTATCAGCAATGCTTGCCATCATGCCTGTCAATATCTATTTCAGCAAGAGGTATGCGGCCGCTCAGGACAGGCTGATGAAGACCAGAGacaagaagatggaggtggtcACCGAGGCGCTCCAAGGAATCCGCCAAATCAAGTTCTCGGCCCTCGAACCTGACTGGGAGAACAAGATTGGAACTGTACGAGAGCGAGAGCTTAGTGCCGTTTGGGACGTCTTTGTGACAGACACAATGTTGTTGGCATGCTGGATTACCAGCCCGATTCTCTTATCTGCTATTTCATTGGCAGTCTATGCTTACATCAACGGTTCGCTCACTCCGTCGGTTGCTTTTGTGAGTCTCGGTGTCTTCAAGGCCCTCGAGGTCACTTTATCCGTCATCCCAGAACTCACCACCGACCTTTTGGACGCATGGGTCTCGATCAAGCGTCTGGAAGAATATCTCAATTCTGCAGAGGTCTCCAAGATTTCCAAAGACGGCGAGGAAGTGAAGTTCGACAGGGCCTCTATCGCCTGGCCAGCAGATGACAggacagaggaggatgaccGGTTTGTTCTTCGCGATATCAGTGTCAATTTTCCGAGAGGAGAGCTCTCTGTCATATCCGGAAAAACTGGCACGGGAAAAAGCTTGATGCTGGCGGCAATCTTGGGCGAGGTGGATGTCTTGGGCGGTACTCTCTATGTTCCACGAGCTCCTCCGCTGGCAGTACGTCACGATAACAAGGCTAACAAGAGCAACTGGATCATCCCTGAGGCCATAGCCTACGTCGCCCAGATACCTTGGATCGAGAATGCCAGCATCAAGGACAACATTCTTTTCGGGTTGCCGTTCGATGAGGACCGCTACAAGAAGACGGTAGAGGTATGTGCTCTCAAGAAGGATCTCGAAATGCTTTCGGACGGCGAAAACACCGAAATCGGAGCCAACGGCATCAATCTCAGCGGTGGTCAGAAGTGGCGCATTACGCTCGCTCGCGCCATCTACTCCCGTGCTGGTATCCTCGTTCTGGACGACATCTTCAGTGCAGTTGACGCACACGTTGGCCGACACATCTTTGAAAAGTGTCTCAACGGGGAGCTGGCAACCGGTCGTACACGAATTCTGGTTACGCATCACGTTGCCCTATGCGAGCCGAAGACAAAGTATCTGGTAGAGCTCGGAGATGGCGGAGTGTTGAATGCCGGTTTAGTATCAGAGCTCAGGCAGGGCGGTACGCTGCAAAGGATTAAGACTCACGAGCAGAGCTCCGAAGAGATTGAGGCCGACGAATCTGTGACAGCTGTCAATTCTGACGGGTCAACAGATGACCATGGCAACGAGGATGAAGGAAATACGTTGCAGAAGGTCATGTCCAAAAAGTCTGCCCGAAAGTTCGTCGAGGAAGAGAGTCGTGAGAAAGGAGCTGTCAAGACACGGGTTTACTCGGCTTACCTCAACGCCAGTGGCGGATGGATATATTGGACCGTTGCGGCTCTCGTCTTCTCGCTCACGCAGGGCTTTACCATCGGTAGGCAACAATGCTCGCAGCTCCATACAAGACACTAATAAGGCTATAGGGCAATCGTGGTGGCTCAAGATCTGGACCAGCACCTACGAAGAGAAAAACAGCGGCGCGCAGCATATTGCGAACAACTCCCTCGGGCACAGTTTCTTCTACGCCGAAGGCGTACGTCAAACATCACTGCACGCAGCTTCAGGACCCTCAATATCGGGACATTTCGAGAAAGATCTAAAGTTCTACCTGGGAATCTACGTGGGTATTGCTATCCTTGGTTGCATCATTAGCACGGCAAAGTTCTTCTACATCTTTCTGGGCTCCCTCAGAGCCAGCCGCAAGCTCTTCGCCGAGATGAACTTTACGATTCTCCGAACCCCCATCCGATGGCTCGACACCGTCCCTGTTGGTCGTATCTTGAACCGTTATACCAACGATTTCAGTGTTATTGACTCTCAGCTGGCAAACTCGTTTAGCTTCGGATTCAATTCTGTGTTGAGTCTTTTCACCGTTATCCTTGCAGGCCTAGTGGTTTCTCCGTATATCATGATTCTTGCACTTGTGTTGCTCCTCGTTTGCTTGCGCATTGCCATCACATATATGGATGCGGCAAGACCGGTCAAGCGACTGGAGAGCAACACAAAGTCTCCGGTTTTCGAGCAGTTCGGCTCTTCACTCACCGGTGTTACCACCATCCGTGGTTTCGACAAGGCGGAGGTGTATATTGAGCGCATGTACAAGAAGATTGACGACTATTCGACAGCCACCTGGCATCTCTGGCTTTTCAACCGGTGGATGGGCTTGCGCATGGCTCTCGTGGGCTCTGTCTTCTCGTCTTTTGTAGCGAGCTTAATCCTGCTTACTCCGGGGATTGACGCAGCTCTGGCTGGGTTTGCGCTTGCATTTGCGCTCGACTTTTCCAGCGCGATTATATGGACTATTCGTCTGTACTCCAACATCGAGCTCAATATGAACGCCGCTGAGCGAATTGTCGAGGTAAGTCTTTTGGTATTGCTTGGTTCAAGAGACGAGCTAACACCGGGGATGCAGTACACCGAATTGCCCACAGAGTCTCTTGATGGGATTAGCCCGCCTGCCGCTTGGCCCACTGGGGGCCGCATTGAGGTTGACAACTTGGTGGTTGGCTACGTTGCTGATATGCCGCCCGTTCTCAAAGGGCTCAGTTTCAGCATCAACAGTAACGAAAGAGTTGGCGTCGTCGGTCGCACCGGTGCTGGAAAGTCATCTCTGACCCTGGCCCTGTTCCGTTTCTTGGAGGCTCGGTCTGGCGCTATCCATATTGATGGCATTGACATTTCGAAGATCAAGCTACACGACCTGCGATCTCGCCTCGCCATTATTCCTCAGGATCCCGTTCTCTTTTCCGGAACCATACGTAGCAACCTGGACCCCTTTGACCACCACACTGATGCCGAACTCCGCGACTGTCTTGAACGAGtccacctcatcaccgaCTCTGAAAACTCGTCGGGAAGCGCCACCCCTATACCTGGCTCCTCGGAAGCGACGGAGACACCAAAGAACACCAATGTTTTCAAGAATCTAGACTCGCCTGTCTCAGAAGGCGGGCTGAATCTGTCTCAAGGTCAGCGTCAGCTACTGTGCTTGGCTCGCGCTATTGTGAGCCGGCCGCGTATCATGGTTCTCGACGAGGCCACCTCTGCAGTTGACATGCATACGGACGGGTTGATTCAGAGAAGCATTCGTGAAGAGTTCACTGATGCTACTTTACTTGTCATTGCTCACAGGTTGAGTACCATTGCGGATTTTGACCGGGTTTTGGTGCTCAGCGATGGCTGTGTTGCTGAGTATGGGAGCCCCAAGGAGCTTtgggagaagggcgagggggGTATCTTTAGAGGCATGTGCGAGGAGAGcggtgagaaggagaagttgaaggcGGTGATATTTGGAGAGGGGCAGTCAAGATGATAAAATAGGAGGAAGGTGTTCCGGATGTGTATTATCTCTGTTTCTCTAATTTTC
It contains:
- a CDS encoding uncharacterized protein (EggNog:ENOG503NXE6; COG:Q), with the protein product MGSGDSMLVTVATSLAFIGLCSLPAVSSVLLRSRSQDGDRDTYEDADGKAAPESVKAFSTKLSKTCILIFANSGFAISLATALLFTHSSGIQLQQWLSTVSWGALLFQSVAITWSRSSVQAYDLGIYSFLSSFTLAGALIIQGTKSAESLLQDNRTLFVLCVVELGLAICLSVASVSLPRRPDVLYEGEPVDRLYSTTALGRYTFSWPTALLTLASTQKNLDMTDLPRPDHHTRAASISEAWKKQNSSRPLWLSMLLAHKTVLAVQWFLALCTSVLNFAPQWVILQLLRTLEDRQPGTSSGMDAWAWVFWLGISIVVGSWLESWLFWMSFADLAIPVRAQLGALVFEKSVRKKDIKGVSKSKETPTEPSEETEPDGTKPTKLDDADELKQGKQSTVNLIGVDARRVGDFAAFQYMFPGSLFKLVVSISFLISLLGWRALFAGLSAMLAIMPVNIYFSKRYAAAQDRLMKTRDKKMEVVTEALQGIRQIKFSALEPDWENKIGTVRERELSAVWDVFVTDTMLLACWITSPILLSAISLAVYAYINGSLTPSVAFVSLGVFKALEVTLSVIPELTTDLLDAWVSIKRLEEYLNSAEVSKISKDGEEVKFDRASIAWPADDRTEEDDRFVLRDISVNFPRGELSVISGKTGTGKSLMLAAILGEVDVLGGTLYVPRAPPLAVRHDNKANKSNWIIPEAIAYVAQIPWIENASIKDNILFGLPFDEDRYKKTVEVCALKKDLEMLSDGENTEIGANGINLSGGQKWRITLARAIYSRAGILVLDDIFSAVDAHVGRHIFEKCLNGELATGRTRILVTHHVALCEPKTKYLVELGDGGVLNAGLVSELRQGGTLQRIKTHEQSSEEIEADESVTAVNSDGSTDDHGNEDEGNTLQKVMSKKSARKFVEEESREKGAVKTRVYSAYLNASGGWIYWTVAALVFSLTQGFTIGQSWWLKIWTSTYEEKNSGAQHIANNSLGHSFFYAEGVRQTSLHAASGPSISGHFEKDLKFYLGIYVGIAILGCIISTAKFFYIFLGSLRASRKLFAEMNFTILRTPIRWLDTVPVGRILNRYTNDFSVIDSQLANSFSFGFNSVLSLFTVILAGLVVSPYIMILALVLLLVCLRIAITYMDAARPVKRLESNTKSPVFEQFGSSLTGVTTIRGFDKAEVYIERMYKKIDDYSTATWHLWLFNRWMGLRMALVGSVFSSFVASLILLTPGIDAALAGFALAFALDFSSAIIWTIRLYSNIELNMNAAERIVEYTELPTESLDGISPPAAWPTGGRIEVDNLVVGYVADMPPVLKGLSFSINSNERVGVVGRTGAGKSSLTLALFRFLEARSGAIHIDGIDISKIKLHDLRSRLAIIPQDPVLFSGTIRSNLDPFDHHTDAELRDCLERVHLITDSENSSGSATPIPGSSEATETPKNTNVFKNLDSPVSEGGLNLSQGQRQLLCLARAIVSRPRIMVLDEATSAVDMHTDGLIQRSIREEFTDATLLVIAHRLSTIADFDRVLVLSDGCVAEYGSPKELWEKGEGGIFRGMCEESGEKEKLKAVIFGEGQSR